From Scleropages formosus chromosome 1, fSclFor1.1, whole genome shotgun sequence, a single genomic window includes:
- the traf3ip2l gene encoding adapter protein CIKS isoform X2: MMLPTVAISAATQQYRHLTQLEAEVMPRPGSLNHPEENDETLSEDRPSSAESFSSIRCLDPSPQSLSSVSHSSRMAEMPCFGQEPMRHDYGAYQPPLGLPVGYSPLTPYPSQADDCHSTMDSRKEGWLPPSCASSLPSYLSSLERASYTQRRSQSLPSRHSPSMGSLEQPFPLCSIPPPGALPNYCLQPCHYGPQAAACYALCPGQAFALGPSPHHFPRPEYHWPYRPHGPDPCGCHDVGFAQSGYPPPQAQQKVTRPIAPLSLAQRKAFVTYEADSDKHVNEIIKFVALLRHNGFDTHIDVFEQQFRSISKIDFMEKYINEKDYLIIIAISPKYYETVTGARMSVDNDERTLNTVYIHKQLQNEFIQNGSRNFRFIPILFPGAKKCHVPAWLQNTHVYSWPKDRDDILRRLMRVEKYKPPPIGVLPTIISIPL, encoded by the exons ATGATGCTCCCTACCGTGGCCATTTCCGCTGCAACGCAGCAATACAG GCACCTTACCCAGCTGGAAGCCGAAGTGATGCCACGACCTGGATCGCTTAACCATCCAGAGGAGAATGACGAGACGCTGAGCGAGGACCGTCCATCCAGCGCCGAGTCCTTCTCATCCATAAGGTGCTTGGACCCAAGCCCACAAAGCCTCTCTTCCGTCAGCCATTCGAGCAGGATGGCAGAGATGCCCTGCTTTGGCCAGGAGCCCATGCGGCATGACTACGGTGCATACCAGCCACCGCTGGGTTTGCCGGTCGGGTACAGCCCCCTGACACCCTACCCTAGCCAGGCGGATGACTGCCACAGCACCATGGACTCCCGCAAGGAGGGCTGGCTACCCCCCAGCTGTGCCAGCAGCCTACCTTCCTACCTGTCTTCTTTGGAGCGGGCCAGCTACACCCAGAGGAGGTCGCAGTCCCTTCCCAGCCGACACAGCCCGAGCATGGGCAGCCTGGAGCAGCCGTTCCCCCTGTGCTCCATCCCTCCGCCTGGAGCCCTGCCAAACTACTGCCTGCAGCCCTGCCACTATGGGCCCCAGGCTGCGGCCTGCTATGCCCTGTGCCCTGGACAGGCCTTCGCGCTGGGGCCCTCACCCCATCACTTCCCTAGGCCAGAGTACCACTGGCCATACAGGCCGCACG GTCCCGACCCATGTGGATGTCACGATGTGGGTTTCGCACAGAG CGGGTACCCCCCTCCGCAAGCACAGCAGAAGGTCACCCGGCCCATCGCCCCACTGTCCTTAGCACAAC GGAAGGCATTTGTCACGTATGAGGCCGACAGCGACAAACACGTCAATGAGATCATCAAGTTCGTGGCCTTGCTGCGGCACAACGGCTTTGACACGCAT ATTGACGTGTTTGAGCAGCAGTTCCGGAGTATCAGCAAGATTGACTTCATGGAGAAATACATCAATGAG AAGGACTATCTGATCATCATAGCCATCAGCCCTAAGTATTACGAGACGGTGACCGGTGCACGGATGAGCGTGGACAATGATGAGAGGACTTTGAACACAGTATACATTCACAAGCAG CTGCAGAATGAGTTCATTCAGAACGGCAGCAGGAACTTCCGATTCATCCCCATTCTGTTTCCAGGTGCAAAAAAG tgccaTGTTCCTGCGTGGCTCCAGAACACCCACGTGTACAGTTGGCCCAAGGACCGCGACGACATACTGCGCCGACTCATGCGCGTCGAGAAGTACAAGCCCCCTCCCATAGGCGTGCTGCCCACCATCATCTCCATTCCCCTGTGA
- the LOC108933243 gene encoding H(+)/Cl(-) exchange transporter 4-like translates to MAAEAGPSVTPGEEVNGWGNPMDLFDEPFPDVSTYEDFHTIDWLREKSRDTDRHRKIASRSKESFWEFTKSLLDAWSGWVVMLLIGLLSGTLAGVIDLAVDWMTDLKEGVCLSALWYSHEQCCWTSNETTFDDRDKCPQWQTWSELMTGHAEGAGAYVLNYFLYVLWALFFAFLAVSLVRVFAPYACGSGIPEIKTILSGFIIRGYLGKWTLLIKTVTLVLAVSSGLSLGKEGPLVHVACCCGNLFSSLFSKYSKNEGKRREVLSAAAAAGVSVAFGAPIGGVLFSLEEVSYYFPLKTLWRSFFAALVAAFTLRSINPFGNNRLVLFYVEYHTPWYMAELVPFILLGVFGGVWGALFIRANIAWCRRRKTTRLGRYPVLEVIAVTAITAVVAFPNPYTRRSTSQLISELFNDCGPLDSSRLCDYVNDPNMTRPVDDIPDRPAGPGVYTAIWQLALALIFKIVVTIFTFGIKVPSGLFIPSMAVGAIAGRIMGIAVEQMAYHHHDWIIFKKWCRPGADCVTPGLYAMVGAAACLGGVTRMTVSLVVIMFELTGGLEYIVPLMAAAVTSKWVGDAFGREGIYEAHIQLNGYPFLDTKDEFTHRTLAADVMHPRRGEPPLAVLTQDGTTVEDVEELIKETDYNGFPVVVSRKSERLIGFVQRRDLTLAIKNARQKQEGVVSNSVVYFTEEMPLLPPSCPQPLKLRCILNLSPFTVTDHTPMETVVDIFRKLGLRQCLVTRSGRLLGIITKKDVLRHMAQMMNQDPDSIMFN, encoded by the exons ATGGCGGCCGAAG CGGGGCCGAGCGTGACCCCCGGCGAGGAGGTGAACGGCTGGGGGAACCCGATGGACTTGTTTGACGAGCCCTTCCCAGACGTGAGCACCTACGAGGACTTCCACACCATCGACTGGCTGCGGGAGAAGTCGCGTGACACGGACCGCCACCGCAAG ATCGCCAGCAGGAGCAAGGAGTCCTTCTGGGAGTTCACCAAGAGCCTGCTGGACGCGTGGTCCGGATGGGTGGTGATGCTGCTCATTGGGCTCCTGTCAG GTACGCTCGCGGGTGTCATCGACCTTGCCGTGGACTGGATGACGGACCTGAAGGAGGGCGTGTGCCTCTCGGCGCTCTGGTACAGCCACGAGCAGTGCTGCTGGACCTCCAATGAGACCACCTTCGACGACCGTGACAAATGTCCTCAGTGGCAGACGTGGTCGGAGCTGATGACGGGCCATGCCGAG gGTGCTGGAGCATATGTGCTCAACTACTTCCTGTATGTGCTGTGGGCTCTTTTTTTTGCGTTCCTAGCTGTATCCCTGGTGCGAGTCTTTGCACCCTACGCCTGTGGATCGGGCATCCCAGAG ATAAAAACCATCCTCAGTGGCTTCATCATCCGGGGCTACCTGGGCAAGTGGACGCTGCTGATAAAGACGGTCACCCTGGTGCTGGCTGTGTCTTCGGGGCTAAGCCTTGGCAAGGAGGGCCCACTGGTACACGTGGCTTGTTGCTGTGGCAACCTCTTCAGCAGCCTCTTCTCAAAGTACAGCAAAAACGAGGGCAAGCGGCGGGAG GTGTTGTCtgcagcggcggcagcaggaGTGTCTGTGGCCTTTGGGGCTCCAATAGGAGGGGTGCTCTTCAGCTTGGAGGAG GTGAGCTACTACTTCCCCCTGAAAACCCTGTGGAGGTCCTTCTTTGCTGCCCTGGTAGCCGCCTTCACCCTGCGCTCCATTAACCCCTTTGGGAACAACCGCCTGGTGCTCTTCTACGTGGAGTATCATACCCCCTGGTACATGGCTGAACTGGTGCCCTTCATCCTGCTGGGGGTCTTCGGGGGCGTGTGGGGGGCTCTCTTCATCCGCGCTAACATTGCCTGGTGCCGCCGGCGCAAGACCACACGGCTGGGCCGCTACCCGGTGCTGGAGGTGATTGCAGTGACAGCCATCACCGCTGTGGTGGCCTTCCCCAACCCCTACACACGTCGCAGCACCAGCCAGCTCATCTCGGAACTCTTCAATGATTGCGGCCCCTTGGACTCATCCCGCCTCTGCGATTATGTCAATGACCCCAACATGACCCGGCCCGTGGATGACATTCCGGACCGGCCTGCCGGCCCAGGAGTGTACACGGCCATCTGGCAGCTGGCGCTCGCGCTCATCTTCAAGATCGTCGTCACCATCTTCACCTTCGGTATAAAG GTCCCCTCTGGCCTGTTCATCCCCAGCATGGCTGTGGGCGCCATCGCCGGACGCATCATGGGCATCGCTGTGGAGCAAATGGCTTACCACCACCATGACTGGATCATCTTTAAAAAATGGTGTCGTCCGGGGGCTGACTGCGTCACGCCAGGCCTCTACGCCATGGTGGGCGCTGCTGCATGTCTGG GTGGTGTGACAAGGATGACGGTGTCTCTGGTAGTCATCATGTTTGAGCTGACAGGGGGGCTGGAGTACATTGTGCCCCTGATGGCGGCTGCCGTCACCAGCAAGTGGGTGGGTGATGCCTTTGGCCGCGAGGGCATCTATGAGGCGCACATACAGCTAAACGGCTACCCTTTCCTGGACACGAAGGACGAGTTCACGCATCGCACGCTTGCCGCGGACGTGATGCACCCACGTCGCGGGGAACCGCCCCTGGCCGTGCTCACGCAGGATGGCACAACGGTGGAGGACGTGGAGGAGCTCATCAAGGAGACGGACTACAACGGTTTCCCTGTGGTGGTGTCTCGCAAATCGGAGCGCCTCATCGGCTTCGTGCAGCGCAGGGACCTGACCCTGGCCATCA AAAACGCTCGGCAGAAGCAGGAGGGCGTGGTGAGCAACTCGGTGGTGTACTTCACTGAGGAAATGCCCCTACTGCCTCCAAGCTGCCCTCAGCCCCTCAAGCTGCGCTGCATCTTGAACCTCAGCCCCTTCACGGTCACTGACCACACCCCCATGGAGACAGTGGTGGACATCTTCCGCAAGCTGGGTCTCCGGCAGTGTCTGGTCACGCGCAGCGG ACGCCTCTTGGGAATCATCACTAAGAAGGATGTTCTGCGACACATGGCTCAGATGATGAACCAGGATCCAGATTCCATCATGTTTAATTAG
- the traf3ip2l gene encoding adapter protein CIKS isoform X1 translates to MMLPTVAISAATQQYRHLTQLEAEVMPRPGSLNHPEENDETLSEDRPSSAESFSSIRCLDPSPQSLSSVSHSSRMAEMPCFGQEPMRHDYGAYQPPLGLPVGYSPLTPYPSQADDCHSTMDSRKEGWLPPSCASSLPSYLSSLERASYTQRRSQSLPSRHSPSMGSLEQPFPLCSIPPPGALPNYCLQPCHYGPQAAACYALCPGQAFALGPSPHHFPRPEYHWPYRPHGPDPCGCHDVGFAQSSGYPPPQAQQKVTRPIAPLSLAQRKAFVTYEADSDKHVNEIIKFVALLRHNGFDTHIDVFEQQFRSISKIDFMEKYINEKDYLIIIAISPKYYETVTGARMSVDNDERTLNTVYIHKQLQNEFIQNGSRNFRFIPILFPGAKKCHVPAWLQNTHVYSWPKDRDDILRRLMRVEKYKPPPIGVLPTIISIPL, encoded by the exons ATGATGCTCCCTACCGTGGCCATTTCCGCTGCAACGCAGCAATACAG GCACCTTACCCAGCTGGAAGCCGAAGTGATGCCACGACCTGGATCGCTTAACCATCCAGAGGAGAATGACGAGACGCTGAGCGAGGACCGTCCATCCAGCGCCGAGTCCTTCTCATCCATAAGGTGCTTGGACCCAAGCCCACAAAGCCTCTCTTCCGTCAGCCATTCGAGCAGGATGGCAGAGATGCCCTGCTTTGGCCAGGAGCCCATGCGGCATGACTACGGTGCATACCAGCCACCGCTGGGTTTGCCGGTCGGGTACAGCCCCCTGACACCCTACCCTAGCCAGGCGGATGACTGCCACAGCACCATGGACTCCCGCAAGGAGGGCTGGCTACCCCCCAGCTGTGCCAGCAGCCTACCTTCCTACCTGTCTTCTTTGGAGCGGGCCAGCTACACCCAGAGGAGGTCGCAGTCCCTTCCCAGCCGACACAGCCCGAGCATGGGCAGCCTGGAGCAGCCGTTCCCCCTGTGCTCCATCCCTCCGCCTGGAGCCCTGCCAAACTACTGCCTGCAGCCCTGCCACTATGGGCCCCAGGCTGCGGCCTGCTATGCCCTGTGCCCTGGACAGGCCTTCGCGCTGGGGCCCTCACCCCATCACTTCCCTAGGCCAGAGTACCACTGGCCATACAGGCCGCACG GTCCCGACCCATGTGGATGTCACGATGTGGGTTTCGCACAGAG CAGCGGGTACCCCCCTCCGCAAGCACAGCAGAAGGTCACCCGGCCCATCGCCCCACTGTCCTTAGCACAAC GGAAGGCATTTGTCACGTATGAGGCCGACAGCGACAAACACGTCAATGAGATCATCAAGTTCGTGGCCTTGCTGCGGCACAACGGCTTTGACACGCAT ATTGACGTGTTTGAGCAGCAGTTCCGGAGTATCAGCAAGATTGACTTCATGGAGAAATACATCAATGAG AAGGACTATCTGATCATCATAGCCATCAGCCCTAAGTATTACGAGACGGTGACCGGTGCACGGATGAGCGTGGACAATGATGAGAGGACTTTGAACACAGTATACATTCACAAGCAG CTGCAGAATGAGTTCATTCAGAACGGCAGCAGGAACTTCCGATTCATCCCCATTCTGTTTCCAGGTGCAAAAAAG tgccaTGTTCCTGCGTGGCTCCAGAACACCCACGTGTACAGTTGGCCCAAGGACCGCGACGACATACTGCGCCGACTCATGCGCGTCGAGAAGTACAAGCCCCCTCCCATAGGCGTGCTGCCCACCATCATCTCCATTCCCCTGTGA
- the traf3ip2l gene encoding adapter protein CIKS isoform X3, whose product MKHLTQLEAEVMPRPGSLNHPEENDETLSEDRPSSAESFSSIRCLDPSPQSLSSVSHSSRMAEMPCFGQEPMRHDYGAYQPPLGLPVGYSPLTPYPSQADDCHSTMDSRKEGWLPPSCASSLPSYLSSLERASYTQRRSQSLPSRHSPSMGSLEQPFPLCSIPPPGALPNYCLQPCHYGPQAAACYALCPGQAFALGPSPHHFPRPEYHWPYRPHGPDPCGCHDVGFAQSSGYPPPQAQQKVTRPIAPLSLAQRKAFVTYEADSDKHVNEIIKFVALLRHNGFDTHIDVFEQQFRSISKIDFMEKYINEKDYLIIIAISPKYYETVTGARMSVDNDERTLNTVYIHKQLQNEFIQNGSRNFRFIPILFPGAKKCHVPAWLQNTHVYSWPKDRDDILRRLMRVEKYKPPPIGVLPTIISIPL is encoded by the exons GCACCTTACCCAGCTGGAAGCCGAAGTGATGCCACGACCTGGATCGCTTAACCATCCAGAGGAGAATGACGAGACGCTGAGCGAGGACCGTCCATCCAGCGCCGAGTCCTTCTCATCCATAAGGTGCTTGGACCCAAGCCCACAAAGCCTCTCTTCCGTCAGCCATTCGAGCAGGATGGCAGAGATGCCCTGCTTTGGCCAGGAGCCCATGCGGCATGACTACGGTGCATACCAGCCACCGCTGGGTTTGCCGGTCGGGTACAGCCCCCTGACACCCTACCCTAGCCAGGCGGATGACTGCCACAGCACCATGGACTCCCGCAAGGAGGGCTGGCTACCCCCCAGCTGTGCCAGCAGCCTACCTTCCTACCTGTCTTCTTTGGAGCGGGCCAGCTACACCCAGAGGAGGTCGCAGTCCCTTCCCAGCCGACACAGCCCGAGCATGGGCAGCCTGGAGCAGCCGTTCCCCCTGTGCTCCATCCCTCCGCCTGGAGCCCTGCCAAACTACTGCCTGCAGCCCTGCCACTATGGGCCCCAGGCTGCGGCCTGCTATGCCCTGTGCCCTGGACAGGCCTTCGCGCTGGGGCCCTCACCCCATCACTTCCCTAGGCCAGAGTACCACTGGCCATACAGGCCGCACG GTCCCGACCCATGTGGATGTCACGATGTGGGTTTCGCACAGAG CAGCGGGTACCCCCCTCCGCAAGCACAGCAGAAGGTCACCCGGCCCATCGCCCCACTGTCCTTAGCACAAC GGAAGGCATTTGTCACGTATGAGGCCGACAGCGACAAACACGTCAATGAGATCATCAAGTTCGTGGCCTTGCTGCGGCACAACGGCTTTGACACGCAT ATTGACGTGTTTGAGCAGCAGTTCCGGAGTATCAGCAAGATTGACTTCATGGAGAAATACATCAATGAG AAGGACTATCTGATCATCATAGCCATCAGCCCTAAGTATTACGAGACGGTGACCGGTGCACGGATGAGCGTGGACAATGATGAGAGGACTTTGAACACAGTATACATTCACAAGCAG CTGCAGAATGAGTTCATTCAGAACGGCAGCAGGAACTTCCGATTCATCCCCATTCTGTTTCCAGGTGCAAAAAAG tgccaTGTTCCTGCGTGGCTCCAGAACACCCACGTGTACAGTTGGCCCAAGGACCGCGACGACATACTGCGCCGACTCATGCGCGTCGAGAAGTACAAGCCCCCTCCCATAGGCGTGCTGCCCACCATCATCTCCATTCCCCTGTGA